The DNA window TCCTCGCGCGCTTCGAGCATCCGGTGAAACGCCGTCACCACCGTGTCGGTGGCCTGATCGGCGGCCCTCGGCGGGACATCCCGCACATTCAAGAGCGCCAGCGTCGAAGCGATGACGGCATCTCCACGGGTCCGTGTCGCGCCTTGGAGCGGTGTGGCTCGGGGCGCTGCCAGGATGGGGCCCAGCGCATTCCCGACGTTGATCTGACGGTCCACTTCCAGACGGGTCGTATTCAGCATGTCTAAAAGCCTCATGGTTCTCATTCGGTGAAATTCCGTAAATAAGGAAAGCTCCGGAGGCCCCTAACCTGGATCCTGGAGAGCCTCCGCGCAAGGCGGACAAGCACGGCCAGATGAAAAATAGGTAGCACAAGGTGGGTAAACGTCTGCTGGAGCTGCCGAGGCCATGGCATCGCCAGCGTACCCGTCGCGCCGCGTGGGCCACCGGATGCAGACCGCTCGAAGAAGCTCGAATCTATTGGCTTTTCTTGCTGCCACCGTGCGGTGGCGCTCGCGGACGTCGGAAGCTCGCGGAGGTTCCCTGACACGCGTCGGAAGCTCGCGGAGGTTCCCTGACACGCGTCGGAAGCTCGCCGAGGTTCCCCGACACGCGTTGGAAGCTCGCGGAGGTTCCCTGACACGCGTTGGAAGCTCGCCGAGGTTCCCCGACACGCGTCGGAAGCTCGCGGAGGTTCCCCGACACGCGTCGGAAGCTCGCGGAGGTTCCCCAACACGCGCTGGAAGCTCGCCGAGGTTCCCCGACACGCGTCGGAAGCTCGCGGAGGTTCCCCGGCGCATGCTGTGTAGTCCAGTTCACCGATTGCATGAAGCCGGAGGGGTTGAACCATCACCCGCACGTCTGGGTCCGTCAGAATCTCTGCTCGGCTCGCGAGGCGCTTGGGCCTTCGTGCTTCACGTCGGCGTGAAGTGCCGCGTTTCGTGGCGGTGCTGTTCCCCCGTCCATGCCTCCCGAAGCTGGCGAAGCGCCTTCCATGTCGCTCGTACGCCGTCGATGTCGGGATGCCCTGCGCGACAGGTGATCGCGTCGCATGCGAGGCGCTCCAGCCGCAGAGAGCGCTCAGGCAGGGTCTGTCGCCCGCAGACGACGCGCCCCCTGCGCAATCTGCTCCCACGCCTCGGTATGCTGGAAGTGATAGCGGACCTGTTTGGGCGTGATGCCCGACTTCACCCGCCGATCCATCGTGCGGAGCAGTTCGAGCGCGTCCAGTCTTTTCCGATCGACGCGCCGCTCGGGCAGATAGCTACGGAGCGCCGCGATCTCGCTGTCCAGCAGGCCCGCATCGCTCGCGCTCCCGAGCAGCGACGGGTAGCTCCGGTCCGCATAGAAAGACGATCTGGCGAGCCCGATGAGCTTCTTCTGCGTATCGACACCGATCACGCCATCGCGAACCGCACCCGCGAGCGTCGCGCGGATGTCGACCATGGCCACCGACAGCGGTCGATAGCCGCCCTCGGCCGGCGCGTGGGCCGTGGCGACCTCGTCGTCGGCGTCGATGTGGCCGCGGCGGAAGGATTCGTAGACGTCTCCGATGCCCTCCATGCCGAATGTCGCCAGCTCGGCGGCGCGCAGGGCGCCCATGCTCGCCGCGCCGAACACGTGGATGCCCTCTTTCATGGTCCAGAGGATTTCCTTGTGGGAGACGGACGGGACATGATCGAAATAGCCGTCGATGATTCCGATCGCTGCGGGTCGTTCGCACGCGGCGCGATAGACGTCTCCTTGCGCTGCCGGGGGCAGGTACGTGGCCTCCAGCACGCCGCTCGCCTCGGTGACGGAGAGCGTGGGCCCGAGGAAAATGACCACCTTCATTGCACGTTCTCCAGGAGGCGCCTCCGCGCTCGCGCGCCTGGCCTGTACCCGGGCACATCGCTCAAAGGTTCGAGGCCCGGGACGATCACCCGCACGACCGGGATCTCGAAGAGGTCCTTGGTCAGGTCCACGGCCACCACCTCCTCGATGCCGACGGCGCGCAGCCGCTCCAGGAGCTGTGCCAGGTCGTCGTCGAAGGACTCGTTCCACCTGTCTGGCGTCTCGTGAAAGTGTCGCGTGCGGGGCTCGGCGGCGAGCGCAGCCGTCATCCTCCGCGCCGCCTCGACGTCGCGGCTGGCGCTCTGCGGGGCCTGATGAAGCACATCGTCGCGTGAGCCCGTGATGAGCGTGAGGCGGCTCTGGGCGGCTTCGGTGAGGGCGCGCGAGAGTGCCACCGCGCGGCTGAGGTGACAGCCGAGGCCACCCATCGGGCCGATGAGGCGGTTCGGGTTTGGCTCTCGGTCGACGATGGTGCACATGAACGCCGCCACGCCGACGTCGGAGGTGGTGTCCCAGATGGCCACCTCGACGCCCGCGCGCTCGTACATGCCGAGCAGCTCGCGACAGCCGGCATCGTCCACGGTGTCGGGATCGACCCGGCGGCTCCGCTGAATCGCTTCCGTCGAGCTCCGATGCAGCGTCGTGCAATCGTGCTCGATGAGTTCGCACAAGGCGTGAGCCAGCGCCTCCTGAGGGGCGTTCCCGGAGGCCAGGCCGCGGGAGCTCATCAAAAAGGACCCGCTCCCCGAAGGAAGTGGCAGCGTGTAGTCCATGTGCACCATCTCGTGAGGCACCCACGTCGACGCGCCATCGAGCAGGTTCGTCCCTTCGATCCACAGCGTGCGGTAGTTCTGGTGAAACTGGCCGACCAGGAGCGCCGGCAGGGCGGCGACGCCGACCAGCCGGTGGGTGAACCGCAGCTCGTTGAAGGTGGCGAGCTTGAGGGGCCGGTCGATCTGCTCGGCGTGCCAGAGTTCGAGCGACTCCATGAGGCCCGAGGCCCTCGCGGCGTCCAGGTCCATGCCCTTTCCCTGGGAAACAGAGAGCGAACGCGCGTTGGGCCGGACGACCATCACCACGGGAATGCCGATCGTATCGAGCCCCGTGACGTCGGCGATCCGGGTGATGCCCGTGATGGGCATCATCCGTCGCATTCGTTCCACCGTCTCGGTCGGGGTCACGAGGCGGTGGGTGCCAGCGAGATGACGCTTGATGGCGGGCATGGATCCATTCCTTGGGATGCGCAGGGCGTCAGTCGCCGTCCGGTCCCGAGTGTGCGGCTGGAATGGTCTGACTCAGCGCTTTCATGTTCAGCACGAAGCACGTGACGAAGTAACTGGGAACGCCGCGCGGGGCTGGGGGCTCGACCCAGCTCACGACCGTCCCATGGTGCGCCAGTACGCCCACTTCGGCTGGACCGCTCTCCATCGAGGCGAAGCTCCACTGGTTCTTCGTGCTCATGTCGATGAACCAGTACTCGCCATCCGGGCCATACACGATCATCGTCTTCTTCGGATCGCATCGATTGTTCGTGCACACGTACACATCGGTCCTGGTTTCGTACGTCTGACCTTCTTCTTCGTAGGTCGCCGTGATGGTCCCCCGGACGAGGAGGGGAAGCTGCGCTGCTGTCTCCGTCTGCTCTGCCGTCTCCGGATCCCCCGCTGGATCACGCGTCAGCGTGACCGATTCCACGATCAACATCCCGGCCAGACCCAGACCCTCCAGGCATTCATGGGTCGGATCCGGTTGGATCACGCTGTATTCGACGTCAATGGCCGTGCCTTCACCCTCGCCTGCAACGCGAGGAAAGACGACGTCCCATCGGGCCTTGACGCTTCTGGTGGACAGGTCGCCGTTGCATCCCGTCGACAGAGAAGCCCTCAGTGGTATGCCTTGCCCCTCCTGGCTCAATCGAACGATGGCGTTCGTCGGGTCGATGTTCAGCTCGGGTCTGGGGTAAAAACAGCCGTCTCGGCATGGTTCGATCTCGATTCCTGGTTTGCCATCACGTGCTCTCCTTCCAATGAGTGGTTGACGGGTCCACCACGCTTTCATGCCTCGGAGATTGCGATGCGTGACGTCTCCGGCGAGCGCAGGGAGAGCACCGCCTCTTCCGTGCAGCTCCAGAGAGCGGCAATGCGTAAGGCGGCGCTCGGCGGAACGACCGCAGCTCTCTGCGCCATCGACATCACACCATTCCCCGCGTCGCGTCGTGATGGTTTCGCTGCGCTCGGGCCTCACGTCCAGTGAAGAGCCTCGATCGCTTCAGGACCAGCCGTATCAGGCACACATGGGCACGCCAAGAGTGCGCGTCGTCGCCCTGATCCCGCTACTGGATCATCGATCTCGGTCGTGACGTCATGGCATTGCCTCGCTCGCTTTGGAGAAGCTCCGGTCTCTCGTGCATTGGTTCCCGTAATGCCTTTCCGGGAGGTGCCGATTGCTGGCTCGACGTGGGCACCCTCGTGAGCGACGCGCAGGTGCTCCGCGCGCTCGCGCGCTCGCTCACGAGCTGATGCCACACTTCGGTGAGCTCAGTGGCTCCTCGCTCACCTCAGGCGTGAGGGGTCGACAGCAACAGGCCCGGACCGATCGACGCGACGGTCAACGCTGCGCAGGGTTTCGTCTACCATCTCCTACCAACACCTGCCTGCGTCATCCTCCACGGACGTTGGAGGCCTGGTGGGCACAGGGCATTTGAAATTCAATTTCAATCGTGACGGCCGCGCGCCAGGCGGAGGTGCCTTGTGCCCAGGACGACATCGTTTCGTGACGGTGGTGCGATCTCATCGATGTCTCCCCGAGCTGGAGCCTCGGCTTCGCGTGCCACCCGTACGCCGTGGCGGTCGAGCTGTCCTGAGGCTCGGCGCTCTCGATACTCGGAGCGCCGTCGCGATCCTGAGCCGTGAGCGCCGTCGCGATCCTGAGCCGTGAGTGCCATCGCGATCCTGAGCCATGAGCGCCGTGCGCGGGTCCGTGTCCACGTGCTGAGCGCAGATCCGCGTCCACGGCTGAGCGCAGATCCGTGTCCACGTGCTGAGCGCAGATCCGCGTCCACGTGCTGTCCGTGAGCCCTGCGCGATGCGGAAATCAGCGGCCGGTGCGCGGTCGCTCACACCACCGGAGCGCGCAGCAGGGTTGCACGGAGAGCGCGCAGGCGGGTCATGCTGGGCAGAAGCCTCCCGTATGGCGCACGCATGGCGCACGCGTGACGCTCGCGCGGGATGCACGCAGGGGCGATAAGCCCCGCGCGCTCCGCGAGCGTGACGAGCGCTGGGGCGAAGAGTCCCGCACGAGGGGCGTGCCTCGGTGCCCCCTGGTGAGGTATGCGGGGTGCATCGTGTCCCGGGTGTCGCGCATGCTGGACTGCGCCAGTTGAAGCGGTGCGTCGAGCTGCGCATCGGGCGTCGGCGGATGCCCACGACCTGCAACCCGTGAGACCGGAGAGCAGCCCGTTTGCGGCGGGCGCGCTATCCTGGAGGGGACTTCATGGCCATCAGCGTCTTCGATTTGTTCAAGATCGGCATCGGACCGAGCAGCTCTCACACCGTCGGCCCCATGCGCGCGGCGCGCTCGTTCGCTCTTGCGCTGCACGAGGCGGGCTTGCTGGACCGGACGGCGGCGGTGCGCTCGGAGCTGTTCGGATCGCTCGGGGCGACGGGGCGGGGGCACGGCAGCGACAAGGCCGTCATCCTCGGCCTGCTCGGCGAGACGCCGGACGAGGTGGACGTGGAGCGGGTGGACGACATGGTCACCGAGGTGCGGCGCGGCGGGGCCCTGCGTCTCCTCGGTCGCCGCGTGGTGGCCTTCCGTGAGCCGGCGCATCTCGCGCTGGTGCGGCGGAGCTTGCCGCATCACCCCAACGGGATGCGCTTCACGGCCCTGGACGAGACGGGGGCGTCGGTGCTGTCGCGCGTCTACTACTCGGTCGGGGGAGGCTTCGTCGTGGACGCGCCGGAGCCGGTCGACGAGGCCGGGTCGACGTCGTCGCGCTCGCCCACCGCCCTGCAAGGCGCGCGGGATGCGGAGGACTCGTCGCTGCCGCACCCGTTCCATACCGGGGCGCAGCTCCTCGCGCGTTGCCAGGCGTCGGAGCTCTCCATCAGCCAGCTCATGCTCGCCAACGAGCGCGTCACGCGCTCCGACGCGGAGATCCGCGCCGGCCTGGACCGCATCTGGCAGGTGATGCAGACGTGCGTCCAGCGGGGCTGCCGCACCGAGGGCATCCTGCCGGGAGGGCTGAAGGTGCACCGGAGAGCGCCCGCGCTGTACCGCAAGCTCATGGATCACCCGGAGGCAGGGCTCCGTGACCCGCTCACCGCGCTGGACTGGGTGAGCCTCTATGCGCTCTCCGTCAGCGAAGAGAACGCCGGGGGAGGGCGGGTCGTCACGGCGCCGACCAATGGGGCGGCGGGGATCATCCCTGCGGTGCTCCACTACTATCGACGCTTCGTGCCCACCGCCACGGACGAGGGCGTGCAGCGGTTCCTGCTCACCGCGGCGGCGATCGGCGTGCTTTACAAGGAGAACGCGTCCATCAGCGGCGCCGAGGTGGGGTGTCAGGGCGAGGTGGGATCGGCATGCTCCATGGCCGCCGGGGCGCTGTGCGAGGTGATGGGGGGCTCACCCGCGCAGGCCGAGAATGCCGCGGAGATTGCGATGGAGCACAACCTCGGCCTCACCTGCGATCCCATCGGGGGGCTGGTGCAGGTGCCGTGCATCGAGCGCAATGCAATGGCCGCCATCAAGGCCATCAATGCTGCGCGCATGGCATTGCATGGCAACGGCCAGCATTTCGTGAGCCTCGACAAGGTGATCCGGACGATGCGGATCACGGGTGAGGACATGAAGGACAAATACAAGGAGACGGCCCGCGGTGGGCTCGCCGTTCGTTTCGTGGAGGCGCCCGCCGACGTGAGTGTCGGATTGCCGGAGTGCTGAGCGCACGACGTCGGACGGGGTGCAACCTCGACACCATTTCGCCACCATTCCGTCGGATGTGAAAAGCGCGGGGTGTGTGTCCTGCCCCTCTGTGCAATTTCTTCCACTGAGCCAGACTCTCGGGCGCTCATGGATTCATCTCGTGAGGCGTATGTGGTGTCAGCCCACAATACGCGTTCATGCCCCATTCCTTGCATTCGCTTTGCTGTGTCGCCGTCGCGACGGCTGGGCATAAGCTGAGCTGGGAGGATTGTCTTATGACGACTACCGAAGCGGCTCCGGCGAAGTCGATACGCTCGGTTGAACTGGACCAGACCATGCTGACCTGGGAGACGGACAGCGGTCTGCTGGGCCACCACGGCCGCCGCTCCGCCATGTTCTGGCTGGAGCCCTCGCTGTTCCAGCTTCTCGCGCCGCTCGTCGAAGAGCTCGGGGTCCCGCTCTTTCGCCTCACCGTCGCGTACCACGCGAGCCTTGGCGCTCGGGACGATCACCGCATCAGCATTGCGAACGAGGGGGCCTGTTTCCCGGAGGTGCTGGAGGGGTGGGGGCGCTCGGTGGAGGTCTGCGGCTGGGGAAAATTCGAGCTGAAGTGGTTCGACGAGGAGGCGTGTCGCGCGCTGGTGCGGGTGCATCACCCGTGGGAGCTGGCGGTGCAGCGCGCCGCGAAGGAGCGGTGGGGGAGCCCATTTCTGTTCGGCAAGCTGGTGGGCCTGTTTTCGCTGGTGAGCGGGTTCAATTGCTGGGCCGACGAAATGGAAGGGGAGGACGAGAATGGCGTGCCCATCGTCGACTTTCTGCTCTACCGCTCGGACCGCACCATCGAGGAGGAACTGAAGATTCTGCGGCGCGAGCACGATGAGGAGGCGAGGCGGCCGCTGCGGCAGAAGATGCAGGAGCTGTGGGAGAGCAAGGAGCGGCAGCGGGCGGTGCTCGCGTCGCTGGGGGAGGTGGTGCTGACGGTGGACCGGGGGGGAAGGATCACGAGCTTCCACGTCCCGCGGGATCAGGCGGCGTTTCACCCGTCGCCGGAGCTGGCGATCGGCAAGAGGCTCGAGGAGGCGCTGCCTCCGGACGTGGCCGCGGCCCTCGGGGAGGCGGTGCAGCAGGTGCTGGGGGGGGAGCCGCACCTGCCGGCGAGCTACGAGATCGCGGCCGCGGGGGAGGTGAGGGGCTACAGCGCGAAGCTGACCTCGATCCACGATGCCGCTGGTGCGGTGGTGGGGGTGACGGTGCTGGCGCGCGATCTGACGGAGCGGCTCCGGATCGAGCGCGCGCTGGAGACGCAGCTCGCGGTGATCGAGCAGCAGCAGGAGGCGATCCGGATGCTGTCCACGCCCGTTCTCCAGGTGTGGGATGGGGTGGTGGCGCTGCCGATCATCGGCGGGGTGGACGAGCGGCGGGTGGCCGACATCACGGCGACGCTGCTGGACACGGTGGCGCGGACGCAGGCGCGCTACGCGATCCTCGACGTGACCGGGGTGGACGCGATCGACCGGCGGACGGCGGATCACTTCACCCGGATCCGGCGGGCGGTGACGCTGCTCGGCGCCGAGTGCCTGCTCTGCGGCATGCGGCCGGGCGTGGCGCAGGCGATGGTGGCGACGGGCGTGGAGATGGATCAGGATCGCGGGCCCCGTGCGCGGAACTTCGGCACCATGCAGGCGGCATTGCAGGCTGTGATCGGTCGGCGGTGACCCCTCCTGCCGAGGTGTCGCGGCGGGGTCGGAGCCGGAGCCTCATGCACTACGTCGAGCATCCCCCTGCGCCAGCCCTTCGCGAGGTCGTGCGCTGTCTCTGGAGCCACGAGGGCGTGACGGGGAGCGTGCCCTTCCACGTGCTCCCCGACGGTTGCCTGGACCTGGTGTGGGACGGCGTGGCGCTGAAGGTGGCGGGCCCGGACACGAGGCCCTTTCTGACGACGCTGCCGGAGGGGTACGCGATCACGGGACTGCGCTTTCATCCAGGGGTGGCGCCGACGGCGCTGGGGGTGCCTGCGTCGGCACTGCGTGACAGCCGGGTGGCGCTGGAGGATCTGTGGGGCGTCGAGGCGGTGCGTCTGGCCGAGGCGCTGGGCGAGGCGCCGTCGACGGACGCGAAGGAGGCGCTCCTGGCCTCGGCCCTCGCGCGACGGGTGGTGAGTGCGCCGGCGCCCGATCGCCTCGTGAAGGCGCTCGTGGGGCGGTTCATGCGCGTCGTGGGGGAGGCCAGCGCCCCGCCTCCCTCGGTGGAGCTGCTGGCGGACGAGCTGGGGGTGAGCTCGCGGCAGCTCCTGCGCCGGTGCACGGACGCGGTGGGTTACGGGCCGAAGGTGCTGCTGAGGGTGCTCCGCTTCCAGGAGTTTCTCCGGCAGGCTCGTGCGCAGCCGGCACTCCCGCTGGCCCGGCTCGCCGTGAGCTGCGGGTACACGGATCAAGCGCACCTCGCCCACGAGGCGATGGCGCTCGGAGGGAAGACGCCCGGCGCGCTGCGCGGGGTCGTGGACGGGTGAGGCCTGGTCGCTGGCTGCTGCGCGAGGGCGTCGATGGGGGGCGTCCGATTCTTACAAGCGAGGGGCGAGGGAGGGCGGCACGCTGGGGGCATGCGACACCTCGATCTTTCGGCCCTCGAGGCGGCCGAGCGGTTCGTCTGGCTCTCCGGTCGTGTGCTGGAGCGGTTGCGCTTCGCTCACCTGTTCCGTCATGGCGACGCGGCGCGCGTGCTCTCCGCGCTGCGGCCGTACCAGAACCCGGACGGGGGTTTCGGTGAGGCGATCGAGCCCGACTTCCGGGGGCCGGTGAGCCAGCCTCTCTCCGTGGACTTCGCGCTGCACATCGTCGACGAGGTGGGCGGGTTCGAGGATCCGATGGTCGGCGCGGCGCTCGGCTACCTGGCCTCCATCACCTGCGAGGACGGCGGGGTGCCCAATGTGCTTCCGGACGTGCCGCGCTACCCGCACGCCTTCTGGTGGGCGCCGGCGCCTGGGCCGCTCGTGGGATCGTTGCTCCCGACGGCGTCGATCGCGGGGCTGCTCCACAAGCACCGGGTGGCGCACCCGTGGCTCGAGCGGGCGACGTCGTTCTGCTGGGAGGCCATCGAGGGGCTGCCGGCGCGTGTGGCGGTGGCGGAGGGGCGCATCCCTCGGCTCCAGATCGCGTACGAGACGCGGGCCGCGCTGGTGTTTCTGGAGCACGCGCCAGAGCGAGCGCGGGCGGCGCAGACGGCGCGGGCGCTGGGCGAGCTGCTGCTGGGTCGGGGAGGGTTCATCGCGGCCGGCGAGGGGACGGCGGGGGAGATGTCGTTGCTCGATGTCGTGTCGCGCCCGGGCTCTCCAGCGCGCGCGTGGTTCTCCGATGCGCAGGTGGAGCAGCACCTCGACGCGCTGCTGGCCGAGCAAGGGAAAGAGGGCGGGTGGTCGGTGAGCTGGCCGGCATGGACGGCGGCGGCAGGGCTGGAGTGGATGCCGATCCAGACGGTGGAGCGTCTGAAGACGTTGAAGGCGTACGGGCGCTTGACGCTGCCCGCGGCGGGCGGGTGAGTGCAGGAGGAGCTGCGGGGGCGCCTGACGGCATCGTCGTCACATGCCTTCGTGGCGGGCAGAAGCGGCACAGCGGCGTGGTGCGTTGCAGGCAGGTCTGGCTCCGAAGGGGACAGACGGGGCGACGAGGTGTCCCCGGCACAGCCAGACAGACCCCGGCATATGGCTTGCTCCACGTGAGGGGGCTCCACGAGAGAGGCGGAGCCAACCGGGCCGAGCGCCCGGTAAATCCCTGTCAATTCACGAAGAGGAGACTGTCATGAGCAACGAAAGCAAGCGCGCCGAGGGAGCAGCGGAGGAACTCGGGGGCAAGATCAAGAAGGGGATCGGTCAGCTCATCGGCAACGAGCAGATGGAAGCCGAAGGCGCCGCCAAGGAGCTGAAGGGCGAGGCCAAGCAGGAGGCAGCCAAGGCGGCCGAGCGCGTCAAGGGGGCCATCGAGGAGGCCACGGGGGCGATCAAGAACCGCGTGGGGCACCTGATCGACAACGAGCAGATGCAGGCGGAGGGGCGCGCGCGTGAGCTGAAGGGCGAGGCGCGCCAGAAGGCGAACGAGTAGCTCGCCTTCTCATCGACGTCGCGGCGCGGGGTTCGGCCTTTACTGGTCGAGCCCCGCGGCCGTTTCGACGGTCGGATGGCGCGTCGGTCGGAGGGGGCGTCGGTCCGGTGGCGGGGTCGGGTCTGTCGCACTCTGGCCGAGGAAGGCCTACAGGCTGGCGGGGCTCGCGGGGGTCGCGGCGGTCGGGAGGGGGTGGAGATCGCGGAGGACGCGGAGGACGCGGAGGACGCGGCGATCACGGGCAAGCGAGCGACGGTGCGGCGCTCATCGGTCGGGGACCATCGGTCGGGGACCATCGGTCGGGTGACGGTGTCGTCGTCGTGCGCGAACGGCAGCGCGTGGCTGTTCGTCGCTGTATCCTGCAAGGTCGAGAGAGGGAGGCCTTTGTGCAGGAACAGACGATCGGCGGATGGAGCGCGGATTTCATGCGGGAGCTGCCGGAGAAGCCGAGCGCGCACCGCGAGGACGCCATTCTTCGGGCAGCCCGCGACAATCGCCTGGCGCCCATCACCTGGATGGAGGTGACGAGCAAGAAGAACAACCGCACGGTGGTGCTGTTCGTGAGCGCCGATGCGCTGCGGCTGGGCGACGAGCACGCGTCGGTGCGGGTCACGGTGAGCGCGAGGACGACGCAGCGGATCGCCGATGCGCTGGGCTGCGTGCTGCCGACGACGAAGATCTGTGACCTCATCTGGGAGCAGGCAGCGGTGAAGCTCGCGCCCTGCATCCAGTCGCCCGACAAGGCGATGGGCTACACGTCGCGGATGATCCAGCACCACGACCGCGTGGAGAAGGCGCGCGCGGGGCGCCCTGGGCTGATCGAGAACGTGGGCAAGCACTGGGTGCTCACGAACCGGCTGGCGAGCAAGCGCGATGCGTCGGCGAACTACGGCTGGTACGACCACCGGGCGCCGTACCTCTCGGGCAAGCACCGCGTGTGGCAGCCGCTCGGGCTGGCGCACAACCTGGATCACGTGGATTACTCGCAGGTGGTGCGGCTGGTGCAGCAGTGCTGTCTGGTGGACGGGGAGGAGCGGGATCTCAAGGAGGTGCTGGTCGACCGGGAGCTCTCGCCGCTGGTGTCGAACGAGGGGCCGCTGAAGTTCACGCGGTTGCCAGGGGTCAAGCTCGACGCTTGATGGGCGTGCGCGCTGCGGCGGCAAAAGTGCAGCGATGAGGCCGGTTCGGTGGTGCCACGGTGGGTCGTGCGCCTTGCTCGCCGCGCTCGCTCTTGTATGGTGCTCCCGAGGAGCGAGCGGGGAGCGGGCTCAGGGAGGCGCCGGAGATGGTTGTGACGCCGGGTTCCATCGTGGGAGGGAAGTACCGCATCGAGCGGCCTCTCTCGCGCGGTGGGATGGGAGCGGTCTGGGCGGCGCGGCACGTTCTCCTGGGCTCTCCGGTCGCGCTCAAGCTGATGGATCAGTCGTTCGCGTCGTCTCCGGCGTTCGTCGCGCGGTTCGAGCGCGAGGCGCGGACGGCGGCGCAGCTCGAGAGCCCCCACGTGGTGCGCGTCGCGGACTACGGCGTGGAGGACGGCACGCCGTACCTCGTGATGGAGCTGCTCGAAGGGGAAGACTTGAGCGCGCGGCTCAAGCGCGTGGGGCGGCTGTCGTTGATCGAGGCGACGGAGATCGTCGCGCAGGCCGGGAAGGCCGTCCGACGGGCCCACGCCGCGGGGCTGGTGCACCGCGATCTCAAGCCGGGGAACCTGTTCCTCGCGCAGGTCGACGAGGGCGAGATCGTCAAGGTGCTCGACTTCGGGATCGTGAAGGAGACCCGGGGACAGATCCTCGGCGAGGTGACGCGCACGGGAGAGGTGCTGGGATCGCCGCACTTCATGAGCCCCGAGCAGATCCGGGGGGAGCGAAATGTGGATCACCGGAGCGATCTCTGGTCGCTCGGCGTCATCCTCTACCGGGCGTTGACCGGCGTGCTGCCCTTCGGTGGTGATCAGCTCGGGGCGGTGATGGCGAAGATCCTGATCGATCCCTTCACCCGGGCGACGCAGCTCGTCCCGGAGCTGCCGCCGCAGATCGATGAGTTCTTCCAGCGGGCGCTCGCGCGCGATCGGCTCGTGCGGTTCCAGTC is part of the Chondromyces crocatus genome and encodes:
- a CDS encoding CsbD family protein, with the protein product MSNESKRAEGAAEELGGKIKKGIGQLIGNEQMEAEGAAKELKGEAKQEAAKAAERVKGAIEEATGAIKNRVGHLIDNEQMQAEGRARELKGEARQKANE
- a CDS encoding YcaO-like family protein; translation: MPAIKRHLAGTHRLVTPTETVERMRRMMPITGITRIADVTGLDTIGIPVVMVVRPNARSLSVSQGKGMDLDAARASGLMESLELWHAEQIDRPLKLATFNELRFTHRLVGVAALPALLVGQFHQNYRTLWIEGTNLLDGASTWVPHEMVHMDYTLPLPSGSGSFLMSSRGLASGNAPQEALAHALCELIEHDCTTLHRSSTEAIQRSRRVDPDTVDDAGCRELLGMYERAGVEVAIWDTTSDVGVAAFMCTIVDREPNPNRLIGPMGGLGCHLSRAVALSRALTEAAQSRLTLITGSRDDVLHQAPQSASRDVEAARRMTAALAAEPRTRHFHETPDRWNESFDDDLAQLLERLRAVGIEEVVAVDLTKDLFEIPVVRVIVPGLEPLSDVPGYRPGARARRRLLENVQ
- a CDS encoding serine/threonine-protein kinase, which codes for MVVTPGSIVGGKYRIERPLSRGGMGAVWAARHVLLGSPVALKLMDQSFASSPAFVARFEREARTAAQLESPHVVRVADYGVEDGTPYLVMELLEGEDLSARLKRVGRLSLIEATEIVAQAGKAVRRAHAAGLVHRDLKPGNLFLAQVDEGEIVKVLDFGIVKETRGQILGEVTRTGEVLGSPHFMSPEQIRGERNVDHRSDLWSLGVILYRALTGVLPFGGDQLGAVMAKILIDPFTRATQLVPELPPQIDEFFQRALARDRLVRFQSVREMIEELQRIAGVPSQLGAGDSYGHSMVPVGATTTLGNLGSGDREEVPVKRSKRVAAMLMSGGLALLTAGVILTVLWQGERESASSSSTPADMQVPFTVLAVASAVMTSSDDERGPGGDASAAPPEVEGSPPVALPQQASAAGGVVAVSASSAQLSSPALASSATPAAPRGLAPKPVSSTRPRKPPMDPSEIQ
- a CDS encoding AraC family transcriptional regulator; its protein translation is MHYVEHPPAPALREVVRCLWSHEGVTGSVPFHVLPDGCLDLVWDGVALKVAGPDTRPFLTTLPEGYAITGLRFHPGVAPTALGVPASALRDSRVALEDLWGVEAVRLAEALGEAPSTDAKEALLASALARRVVSAPAPDRLVKALVGRFMRVVGEASAPPPSVELLADELGVSSRQLLRRCTDAVGYGPKVLLRVLRFQEFLRQARAQPALPLARLAVSCGYTDQAHLAHEAMALGGKTPGALRGVVDG
- a CDS encoding TfuA-like protein, which encodes MKVVIFLGPTLSVTEASGVLEATYLPPAAQGDVYRAACERPAAIGIIDGYFDHVPSVSHKEILWTMKEGIHVFGAASMGALRAAELATFGMEGIGDVYESFRRGHIDADDEVATAHAPAEGGYRPLSVAMVDIRATLAGAVRDGVIGVDTQKKLIGLARSSFYADRSYPSLLGSASDAGLLDSEIAALRSYLPERRVDRKRLDALELLRTMDRRVKSGITPKQVRYHFQHTEAWEQIAQGARRLRATDPA
- a CDS encoding L-serine ammonia-lyase — its product is MAISVFDLFKIGIGPSSSHTVGPMRAARSFALALHEAGLLDRTAAVRSELFGSLGATGRGHGSDKAVILGLLGETPDEVDVERVDDMVTEVRRGGALRLLGRRVVAFREPAHLALVRRSLPHHPNGMRFTALDETGASVLSRVYYSVGGGFVVDAPEPVDEAGSTSSRSPTALQGARDAEDSSLPHPFHTGAQLLARCQASELSISQLMLANERVTRSDAEIRAGLDRIWQVMQTCVQRGCRTEGILPGGLKVHRRAPALYRKLMDHPEAGLRDPLTALDWVSLYALSVSEENAGGGRVVTAPTNGAAGIIPAVLHYYRRFVPTATDEGVQRFLLTAAAIGVLYKENASISGAEVGCQGEVGSACSMAAGALCEVMGGSPAQAENAAEIAMEHNLGLTCDPIGGLVQVPCIERNAMAAIKAINAARMALHGNGQHFVSLDKVIRTMRITGEDMKDKYKETARGGLAVRFVEAPADVSVGLPEC
- a CDS encoding PAS domain-containing protein, producing MPHSLHSLCCVAVATAGHKLSWEDCLMTTTEAAPAKSIRSVELDQTMLTWETDSGLLGHHGRRSAMFWLEPSLFQLLAPLVEELGVPLFRLTVAYHASLGARDDHRISIANEGACFPEVLEGWGRSVEVCGWGKFELKWFDEEACRALVRVHHPWELAVQRAAKERWGSPFLFGKLVGLFSLVSGFNCWADEMEGEDENGVPIVDFLLYRSDRTIEEELKILRREHDEEARRPLRQKMQELWESKERQRAVLASLGEVVLTVDRGGRITSFHVPRDQAAFHPSPELAIGKRLEEALPPDVAAALGEAVQQVLGGEPHLPASYEIAAAGEVRGYSAKLTSIHDAAGAVVGVTVLARDLTERLRIERALETQLAVIEQQQEAIRMLSTPVLQVWDGVVALPIIGGVDERRVADITATLLDTVARTQARYAILDVTGVDAIDRRTADHFTRIRRAVTLLGAECLLCGMRPGVAQAMVATGVEMDQDRGPRARNFGTMQAALQAVIGRR